The genomic window AAGAAGAGCTCTAATGAGCCTCACTATCACAGGTGGGCTTATAAAATTTGTCTcgacgcaaaaaaaaaaaaaaaaaaaaaaaaagaaaaaaaaaagaaaaaaaaaagaaagaaaaaagtgaagttTTAAAACGAAGCTATTACTTATTTCTAATATCActagaatttataatatatatatatatatatattataagtgtACATACTTTAATACTCTAAGCGTAGAGTTCTTTTCCATGGCTTCTGCCAACCTTTGCGTTGTTTTATCAGTAAGTCCAACATTGGTTAAACTTAATGACTCAAGATGCGTATTTCCTTCCAATCCTtcaaataattgtataaatttctCATCCGAGATATtctataatgtaatataataaaacaaatgtaatattataatgcgattgatatattaatattatcatattaatattaatatgatattgtacgtgataaaaatttacttactttaatattattccaatTTAATTCAGTTAGGGAAGAATCATCATCTCTAACTTGTTTGATAGTTGCATCAACGTCTGTATCATTAGGTGGTTCCATTGGATAAGGCTTTGGTTGACTAGCTTTTGTCACTCCATCCCAGCCCAATCCCACAGGCTGTCcagaatttaataaagatgCATGATATTGATCCTGATTCATCATAGAGTGGAATCCAAGAATTGCtatatacaaatgtaaaaaaagtttttatataaagtaacgtttacatatttaaaatagattGTCACAAATTGTCTGCGTTATGTCATATATTTACCTGCAAGATCAATAATCTCTTCTTGAGTCGCATTAGATAATGCTTGTTCATATTCATCGCCAAGATCTATAGCAATTTGTTCATCtgcctctttttcctttgcgCTTTCCTGAGACGGTGGGATCcactgtaaataaaataaagtaattttatattatagctGTAATAATTCATcggtaatataaattttatcaatctaACCTTTTTTCCTCTAATAACTCCAGGTACATAAGGTTTTAATTCTGGTCTATCCGGTGTTTCCAATGCTTGTTTATTAATGTGTTCGATGAGTTTCTTTCGGTTAAGTGGCCCTGTAGGACTCTTGTCGCATTCATAGCTGCAACGCTGTGATGGAGGCATAAAACTATcctaaaaagtaatatatatttttatataattttaaattatccagtttatagatatacacacagacacacacacacacacacagaaacagacacacacacgcaaATACACTATGagacaatgaaaaataagtcatatatatatatatatatataaaaagaaaaattataaaacgcatgcaaaagaattgtaaatattgtttaataccATACGAATCTTTAGATCTTACATCTGGATCAACTTCCTTGGCAAGTATATTGATTTCTTCCTGCGTTAACTGTGCCAGCAATTCATCCACATCAACATCTTCATATTCACTTAAATCCTTGCCGTATAACTTGGCTGCTGTTGTCATGGTGGTTGTTTTAGTTGATGCTGAAGTCTGAAAATTATCCCATGGACGTTGATCAACTATTGAATGCTTACGAGACATCTTTACACCAAGGTTTATATTCCAATTCGTTTATAAATCTTATCTTATCAAAAggttgtaataaaaaaaaaaaagaaaaaaaaaggaaaaacacacatacagaagagaaggaataaaaactaagaataacaataagcTATCACTGTCAATACAACTAAACTgataaaactatttttttcctttttaatcaaaagaggaaaagaaagagaaaaaaaaaaaaaaacaaaatttgtaaaaagtcATTAAATAAACACTTGTATTGGACTGATCTTATAAATATCAAGTCACTTTTGAAATTAACCGGCTTAATTATAtcacaaaatagaaaatattttctatgaatagaaataatttcaatgagaaaatattgtttcctttttaaatgGATTTGATGGAACAGAaggaggaataaaagaaaatgaagaagaaagaaagaaagaaagaatgaatgaatgaatgaaaggaaaaaaagtcgAAGAAATCTTAGGAGCCGTATCTAAATGACAGTACACTAGTTGCTAACGACCGAGAAACTAAAGCGTTAACTGTTGTCCGTGATCGAGTCTGATCGGTGTATCGACAATTAGAATTTAAATTCGGCAAATGTCCAATACGGCTGATGCCCTTTGACCCAGATAATTTCAGATCGATTTTCATTGACAAGTCGGTTGCCAATTTGGCAGTTGATATTTATCGGAAGAACTATataaacgtacgtacgtatatatatatataaagtaactATATAACATATTACTAGTGTTtcgtgaaagataaaatacatacacaaatatatgtgtatatatatatatatatatatatatatataaacttacgGTCGTTTGAATTTCTTACGAATCTTGAccaattataatacaattgaaTAAAAGTTTTCACGTTATTGTTATATCACTGTGATTTTGATCGTTCGTAcgtaaaacatataaataaaggGAAATTTGTGGATAATTGggagaagggagggagggagaaaaaaaacctCGCCCACTATTCACGAATAGAGATCGTAACAACTTCACTGACCACTCGTCAGTCCACCGATTCTGGATGATTAAGGCAGCGCCCTTTGACGCTTACAGTACGTTCATGGAAACAACCAACGGCTTAAGACAACAGAATGAATAACGACGACcagtcaaatatatattaatgagaatattattttacattatttttacaatattatcgagataaaaatatatatatatatatatatatatatatatatatatatatatatatatatgtatgtatgttactaTTAATCATATGATCgattttcgattaaatatctATCGATTGTTTaccatcgatatatatatatatacatatatatacatatgtatgttatatatatatatacatatacatatatatatttatatagaaatcttttcaaaagataatcttctttttaaatcgaagatatattataaactgaatattgataaaataaatggatGGAATAAGAGTTATGACGAATCGACTCTAACTAGAGACACGCTCTCGTATTCATGACGAAAGAGAAGTTACTGCGCGTAAGCTCTTGCGCAGATATTGATGCCGCCGTCGTTCATTTTACGGCGGCAATTTCAAATGACCTTTTCCTCGCGATCGATGATGCTTCGCGtgaaatcgttcgaaaaaaaaaaaaaaaaaaataaataaataaataaaagaaagaaagaagaagaaaaaacctttccttcgtaataatatcaccatcatcattatttcgtacgatataattatattatatcgtgatatattgatttataaaggttaaagagaataaaatcgtgtaaaaattaattgcattatatatatatcgcgttgtaataaaaaaaattttgacgCAAAGGGATTTAATATTTCGAactattctttaaaatttaacaacttaattcatatatttattgtattctAATGAATGTATGTTTCTATTGTTACGATTCCATtcaaaattctctttctttctttctttctttctctaactgAGAGTGgcgccattttttttctttctccctctctctcggtcttttttctttttctttttctttttttttttttctttctttgttcgaCCCTGAAACGAGAGACGAGAAGCGAGCGATGATTCGATGATTTAATCAGAAGCGAACGTTGGCGGGTCATTTCTCCTTCGTCGAAACCTATAGCTATTAAATCCTATTTAACTGGTAGCCTCGTGCTTTGACATAATCGGTCTGATAAATCGATGCTCCTCAAGGTTAACTTAGAACGTAACTATTCAACGAAAAGGGGGACAttagccaaaaaaaaaagaaacagaaacggcagagaaagagaagaagagaagaaaggaagagagaaagagagaaagaaagagagaaagagagagagagagagagagagttaataAAGGGAGAGTCGTgattggataaaaaaaatggggggggggggggggagaagaaAGATTACTGaactttcattcttatttttcctctctctctctctctctctctctctctctctctttctatttctatttctctctttgttcatGTATCTATTCACTTTCTGtttgtttctatctctttctccttctttgtcctttgtctttgtcttcttcttccacctcTAATTCTTCTGGCATTTCCACGATGTCCGTGGTTTTGATTAGATAGCTCTCGTCGTTTTTGTAGCAACAGTACTAGCGGCGACAGACTCAAAAATAGATCGAAGCCTCTCCTCAGTCTGGCACATTACCAACAGTCTATACTTGGACATCGCCGCGCCATGATTATTTATAGCGAGCACGAGCGCGGCCACTGGCCTTCTCGCGAACTAACTAACCGGCACCTACGAAGATTgtagaagaacaagaagaagaacgatgaAGAAGGggcggaagaagaagaagggacggaagaagaagaagaagaagaaaactgaTCCGCCGCCCGTGACCTAGGCCCGCATTAATAATGACTACATCCCTGTcggatttaaattttatctttcccGCTTCACTTTCAAGATACcttcttttgtttcgttttttttttttcaacggaACAACGAACGCATCGTTCGGTAAAATTTAACGATCGCGATTTCGTGATTAGTATTGTaacgtaagtaagtaattacgtatttaatttaatacgtacgatcgatataatcgttctgttttcctctttttttttctctcttttctttttttttttttttttttttatatccttttatatatttcgaagaCGCTATTTCGCTTTCTAAGACgcgattttttttacatttcgtgcaactacgtttatttatttatttgtcttttatttacttatatctatgtgtacatatatatgtatgtttgtatgtatgtatgtatgtatgtatgtatgtatgcatttagAAATTAGAACGGAACGGAAGGTGGATATTAAAACGGtcgatataattttacgtGACTTTGTAACGTCCTAGTTGTAACCAGACTAACTAAAAGAGGTTaggaaatgtatatattatatatatatacatatatatatatgtacatatatatgtatgtttgtatttacaaattttaatttgacaaatgtaaaatctttcttttctttcattattttttaggaAATTATACGTCGAAGTTCAAGCAAcacgtaaagaaaataatatctacgaGTAAAGTGAGTAAcgttttcattcatttctttttctctttttgaaaccatactgcatatatatatatatatatatatatatatatatatatatatatatatatatgtgtatgtgcacATTTCcaattacacacacacacacacacacatagacagaGCAAAtgtgttttctctttcgaggAACAAACTTCGGTCAAAGTCTTTTTACTTCCTATAAAAACATTAGATTATCGTAACCTAACTTACGAACATTAAGCCCAGGTATAATTAACGtatgactatatatatatatatatatatatatatatgcatcaagaatgaaatatgttttttgtttgttcattattgattgtaatatcaaaaaaaaaaaaaaaaaaagaaaaaaaaaagaaaaaaagagagagacagagagaaaacgtaTCTACGCGATaattaagattttctttattttcttttttttttttttctttttctctctcttttttttttttttttttttttctttttttttccccttttgcAAACGAAATATCTACTTTGTTTTAAGATCGAATCGATAACGTCGAATGTATTGcactttgatatatttaaaatgcatattttttttctccctatctttctctctttctttttctttttaatcgttcacTCTCGAAACAAGTTTCACGATTCGTTGATCTGTAAAGTTGGTTTACCGGAATGGCCagtgaaaaagaggaagaaaaaaaaaagaaattaaatatgtatgtatgtacgtacacacacacacacacatatatatatatatatatatatatataaacttgatGTGCAGAGTTTCCACGAAGAGACTGAATGATCAAAATATAGATTTCATTTCAGAAAGTAAGAGCGCATCTTTACGTTTATTAAATCCATATAGAAAGTCGTTGAAATCAAGgctcgtaatattttttctttatttatgtatgcgCATAAATACGTGTTGATCTATCAGTGCTAGTTGGATTATAAGAATGTGCATAAGATTGCACCTAAAGAATGAGATTAGATATTTCGCGTTAGAAACGCTCAcagtttttatataattacgatatataatatataatattgttaattatataattaataatattatatatatatatataatgttattaattaaattaatttgtttatttaataacggATTAAActcgatgaaatttatttaactaaTCTTTaggaattaatatattttatatatatatatatatatatatatatatatatatatatatacaatttgatctaattttcattgataaatttgattgatctaataagtatttatatatatatatatatatatatatatatatatatatatatatattttttttttttttttggattttagatcttaataaaatattaatatctaaataaataaatattgatgtttatctagatattaaataataataataataataataataataataataataataataataataataataataataataataataataataataataatagtaataataataataataataaaggaagaaagataaaaaaagtactattattatttattcagatATAAAATAGTAATGTAAAAATTCTTAGATTACTTATTGTTCaatctaataaataacgaatattgtaaatttgttttttttttttttttttttctaaataattgaattgaCTGGAcaatttcaaagatatatatatatatatataaataaatttaaatcaataagAAGATTTGATATTTTCAGAATGACCAAGTCATG from Vespa velutina chromosome 18, iVesVel2.1, whole genome shotgun sequence includes these protein-coding regions:
- the LOC124955573 gene encoding tropomodulin isoform X6 — encoded protein: MATTEIFQDWDSPHENISSMTRTTTRKTTKTTRRETSASTKTTTMTTAAKLYGKDLSEYEDVDVDELLAQLTQEEINILAKEVDPDDSFMPPSQRCSYECDKSPTGPLNRKKLIEHINKQALETPDRPELKPYVPGVIRGKKWIPPSQESAKEKEADEQIAIDLGDEYEQALSNATQEEIIDLAAILGFHSMMNQDQYHASLLNSGQPVGLGWDGVTKASQPKPYPMEPPNDTDVDATIKQVRDDDSSLTELNWNNIKNISDEKFIQLFEGLEGNTHLESLSLTNVGLTDKTTQRLAEAMEKNSTLRVLNVETNFISPPVIVRLIRALLKTKSIEEFRCSNQRSQVLGNKIEMEITQLVEQNPTLLRLGLHFEFNDARHRVAAHLQRNIDRICRVEPMERAKVIAIGSGRDTFTVLPVDALKNRA
- the LOC124955573 gene encoding tropomodulin isoform X5, with product MKIDLKLSGSKGISRIGHLPNLNSNCRYTDQTRSRTTVNALVSRSLATSTSASTKTTTMTTAAKLYGKDLSEYEDVDVDELLAQLTQEEINILAKEVDPDDSFMPPSQRCSYECDKSPTGPLNRKKLIEHINKQALETPDRPELKPYVPGVIRGKKWIPPSQESAKEKEADEQIAIDLGDEYEQALSNATQEEIIDLAAILGFHSMMNQDQYHASLLNSGQPVGLGWDGVTKASQPKPYPMEPPNDTDVDATIKQVRDDDSSLTELNWNNIKNISDEKFIQLFEGLEGNTHLESLSLTNVGLTDKTTQRLAEAMEKNSTLRVLNVETNFISPPVIVRLIRALLKTKSIEEFRCSNQRSQVLGNKIEMEITQLVEQNPTLLRLGLHFEFNDARHRVAAHLQRNIDRICRVEPMERAKVIAIGSGRDTFTVLPVDALKNRA
- the LOC124955573 gene encoding tropomodulin isoform X3 — its product is MDVTDDHYDSVAADNVEGRKFENIKDKEEGEEEEEEEEEKTSRKTKNEDDGSSTVEETYEVTTTKRKTIRTNYKIQETSASTKTTTMTTAAKLYGKDLSEYEDVDVDELLAQLTQEEINILAKEVDPDDSFMPPSQRCSYECDKSPTGPLNRKKLIEHINKQALETPDRPELKPYVPGVIRGKKWIPPSQESAKEKEADEQIAIDLGDEYEQALSNATQEEIIDLAAILGFHSMMNQDQYHASLLNSGQPVGLGWDGVTKASQPKPYPMEPPNDTDVDATIKQVRDDDSSLTELNWNNIKNISDEKFIQLFEGLEGNTHLESLSLTNVGLTDKTTQRLAEAMEKNSTLRVLNVETNFISPPVIVRLIRALLKTKSIEEFRCSNQRSQVLGNKIEMEITQLVEQNPTLLRLGLHFEFNDARHRVAAHLQRNIDRNRLCRTGRASRNYTIGWALH
- the LOC124955573 gene encoding tropomodulin isoform X2, with the protein product MDVTDDHYDSVAADNVEGRKFENIKDKEEGEEEEEEEEEKTSRKTKNEDDGSSTVEETYEVTTTKRKTIRTNYKIQETSASTKTTTMTTAAKLYGKDLSEYEDVDVDELLAQLTQEEINILAKEVDPDDSFMPPSQRCSYECDKSPTGPLNRKKLIEHINKQALETPDRPELKPYVPGVIRGKKWIPPSQESAKEKEADEQIAIDLGDEYEQALSNATQEEIIDLAAILGFHSMMNQDQYHASLLNSGQPVGLGWDGVTKASQPKPYPMEPPNDTDVDATIKQVRDDDSSLTELNWNNIKNISDEKFIQLFEGLEGNTHLESLSLTNVGLTDKTTQRLAEAMEKNSTLRVLNVETNFISPPVIVRLIRALLKTKSIEEFRCSNQRSQVLGNKIEMEITQLVEQNPTLLRLGLHFEFNDARHRVAAHLQRNIDRIRKDLTLRLQFRFFNMNHRKPALIQ
- the LOC124955573 gene encoding tropomodulin isoform X7 yields the protein MTTAAKLYGKDLSEYEDVDVDELLAQLTQEEINILAKEVDPDDSFMPPSQRCSYECDKSPTGPLNRKKLIEHINKQALETPDRPELKPYVPGVIRGKKWIPPSQESAKEKEADEQIAIDLGDEYEQALSNATQEEIIDLAAILGFHSMMNQDQYHASLLNSGQPVGLGWDGVTKASQPKPYPMEPPNDTDVDATIKQVRDDDSSLTELNWNNIKNISDEKFIQLFEGLEGNTHLESLSLTNVGLTDKTTQRLAEAMEKNSTLRVLNVETNFISPPVIVRLIRALLKTKSIEEFRCSNQRSQVLGNKIEMEITQLVEQNPTLLRLGLHFEFNDARHRVAAHLQRNIDRICRVEPMERAKVIAIGSGRDTFTVLPVDALKNRA
- the LOC124955573 gene encoding tropomodulin isoform X4; translation: MDVTDDHYDSVAADNVEGRKFENIKDKEEGEEEEEEEEEKTSRKTKNEDDGSSTVEETYEVTTTKRKTIRTNYKIQETSASTKTTTMTTAAKLYGKDLSEYEDVDVDELLAQLTQEEINILAKEVDPDDSFMPPSQRCSYECDKSPTGPLNRKKLIEHINKQALETPDRPELKPYVPGVIRGKKWIPPSQESAKEKEADEQIAIDLGDEYEQALSNATQEEIIDLAAILGFHSMMNQDQYHASLLNSGQPVGLGWDGVTKASQPKPYPMEPPNDTDVDATIKQVRDDDSSLTELNWNNIKNISDEKFIQLFEGLEGNTHLESLSLTNVGLTDKTTQRLAEAMEKNSTLRVLNVETNFISPPVIVRLIRALLKTKSIEEFRCSNQRSQVLGNKIEMEITQLVEQNPTLLRLGLHFEFNDARHRVAAHLQRNIDRNGSNCMGNSGDHMTKCF
- the LOC124955573 gene encoding tropomodulin isoform X1; protein product: MDVTDDHYDSVAADNVEGRKFENIKDKEEGEEEEEEEEEKTSRKTKNEDDGSSTVEETYEVTTTKRKTIRTNYKIQETSASTKTTTMTTAAKLYGKDLSEYEDVDVDELLAQLTQEEINILAKEVDPDDSFMPPSQRCSYECDKSPTGPLNRKKLIEHINKQALETPDRPELKPYVPGVIRGKKWIPPSQESAKEKEADEQIAIDLGDEYEQALSNATQEEIIDLAAILGFHSMMNQDQYHASLLNSGQPVGLGWDGVTKASQPKPYPMEPPNDTDVDATIKQVRDDDSSLTELNWNNIKNISDEKFIQLFEGLEGNTHLESLSLTNVGLTDKTTQRLAEAMEKNSTLRVLNVETNFISPPVIVRLIRALLKTKSIEEFRCSNQRSQVLGNKIEMEITQLVEQNPTLLRLGLHFEFNDARHRVAAHLQRNIDRICRVEPMERAKVIAIGSGRDTFTVLPVDALKNRA